In Alteromonas sp. RKMC-009, the genomic stretch AGAACAGCAATCCGATACCAAGGTTTAATGTATCCGTCGCTGACAAAGCCACCACCAGTAAGAAACCACCCATAGTGATCCATTCCTGCCAGTTGGTCAGTGGTCTGGAGATTTTCTGCTCAGACAGTATGAAGAAATTCTTCGACAGGTTCTGTCTGGTCTGGAAATCCGGACCGGTTGCCAGTAACAGGAAATCACCGGCTTGCAGCTTAATTTCCCCCAGTTTACCGGAAAGCTGCTCACCATCACGGCGAATAGCCACAACGGCGGCATCAAACAAAGCCCTGAAGCCCAGCGCTTTAATCGTTTGTCCGATAATCTGCGCACGGTTAGAGATGATCACTTCCGTGAGGTTTTCCCGCAGTATGCCGTCAGCTTCAGCGAACATGGTTAAGCCTTTAATGTGGCTTAAGCTGTCCAGCTTCTGTACATTGCCGGAAAAAATCAGCTTATCACCCTGATGGATAATAAGTTCCGGTGAAACAGGGCTGATAAGTTGTCCGTCCCGCACAATTTCTACCAGAAAAAGCTCAGGCAGGTTCCGCAGATGGTTTTCCTCGACGGTTTTGCCAATCAACTCAGAGCCGGGCTCCACTTCTGCTTCCACAATGTAAGCGCGGTAGTCGGTTTTCTTATTGGCGATATCCGGCAATAAGGTCGATAACACAAACATCAGGAAACCACAGCTTAATCCGGCAGCCAGACCATAGAGTGTGAAATCCCAGAATGCGAAACCCGGATGACCGTGTTCCTGCAAAAATGAGTCTACGATCAGGTTCGTTGACGTACCAATCAGCGTGACTGTGCCACCTAAAATGGCCGAGTAAGACAACGGAATTAACAGGCGCGATGCCGGGTGATACTGGTTTTGTTTTACCGGCCCGATCAGGCTGGCCACAATCGCGGTGTTGTTCAGCAGGGCTGACGAGAAAAACGACAGACCGAACAACCGCCAGTAGGAAACAGTAAAACTGGGCGTGATGAGCTTACGTCCTATTTGCTTAATCAATGCTGTTTTATCAATAGCACTGCTGACAAGCAGTAAAAGGACCAGTGTGATCAGGCCTTTATTGGTTAAGTTATTGAGGATCTCATCGAAGGTGATTTGTTGGGATACGAGTAAAATAAGCATCGCCACCGCGAAAATGGTGGAAGGACGCATATTCGACGCAACTAGTGCAAAAATGGTGCTGAAGAAAACCCCCAGCACCATCAATTGGTTGACATCCATATAAACCGTTCCGGCTCGTTACAGTTTACTGATGTCGAGCGCGTTCCAGTGTGGGAAGTGCTTGCGAACCAATTCGTTGAATTCCAGCTCAAAAGCAGAGAACTCAGGCGTTTTGTGTTGCTTGTCTTCGGCCAACTGGTCGATGATCATACCTGCACCAACGGTTCCGTTAGTCAGGCGGTCAATTACAATGAAAGCACCGGTCGCACGGTTGCGCTCGTAGCTGTCACAGGCAACTGGCTGAGTAAATTTCAGGTCAACTACGCCAATTTCGTTCAGATTAAGATGCGCACCCGGCTTCTGTTCCATGGTGTTTACATCAATCTGATACTCTACTTCTGATACAGAACCTGAAGTCGATTTGGTCGCAAATTTAAACAGATACTGTTTATGCGGCATCATCGGCTCTTCAGACATCCATACCAGGTGAGATTTAAACTGGCTGGACAGCAGCGGCAAATTGTCAGACTTAACAATCATGTCACCACGGGAGATATCGATTTCATCTTCCAGTGTTAACGTAACGGCCTGTGGTACGTAAGCACGCTCCTGATCGCCTTCAAACGTTACGATAGATTTGACTTTTGAAGTCTTCATGGAAGGCAGGGCAGTGATTTCGTCACCGGGCGCAACCTGACCGGATACCACGGTACCGGCAAAACCACGGAAGTCCAGGTTAGGACGGTTTACATACTGAACCGGGAAGCGGAAATCTTCTTTATTGTCATCGTTACCGATTTCAATGGTTTCCAGCATTTCCATCAGCGGCTTGCCAGTATACCAGGGCGATTGTTCGCTGCGGTTTACCACGTTGTCACCTTCAAGAGCTGACAGCGGGATGAACTGAATATCAGGAATGTTCAGGTTTTCAGAGAACTTCAGGAAGTCCGCTTTGATGTCTTCAAATACTTTCTCGCTGAAGCCCATCAGATCCATTTTGTTCACTGCAACGATAACGTGCTTGATACCCAAAAGGCTTGCGAGGAACGAGTGACGGCGGGTCTGAGTTTTTACTCCGGCGCGGGCGTCAACCATCAGGATGGCCAGGTCACAGGTAGACGCACCGGTAACCATGTTACGGGTGTACTGTTCGTGTCCCGGAGTATCCGCAATGATGAACTTACGCTTATCGGTAGAGAAATAGCGGTACGCTACGTCGATAGTGATACCTTGCTCACGCTCAGACTGCAGACCGTCAACCAGCAGCGCCAGGTCAACTTTGTCACCGGTGGTGCCGCTCTTTTTGCTGTCTTTTGTAATAGCAGCGAGCTGATCTTCATAAATCATTTTTGAGTCATGAAGCAAACGGCCAATCAGCGTACTTTTTCCATCGTCTACGCTACCGCAGGTCAGAAAGCGCAGCAGGTCTTTCTTTTCGTGCTGTTCCAGGTAGCCCAGAACGTCTTCTTTCAATAATTCGTTATCTACATTCATTGCTTATGCGCTCACTAAGAAATAAGGGTTCAACACAGATTCTTTCTGGTTATATGTCAGGTCAGGGGCATCCTCGGCCAGCGGGTTTGCGCCATCCAGCACAGTGACTTTCGCACCCGCCGCAGTGGCAACCGCGTGGGCTGCGCCGGTATCCCATTCAGATGTCGGACCTAAACGGGGATAGAGGTGGGCTTCGCCAGAAGCGACAAGGCACAGTTTCAATGAACTGCCCATGGCAACCAGTTCCGCTTCACCGCCGAGGTCTTCCAGCAGTTTCTGGATTTCAGGGCTCTGGTGAGAACGACTGCCAACCACTTTCCAGACTTCACCGTCTGCGTGTTTCTTCGCGGAAATTGGAGTGAATTCGCCATTGGACTCCATCCACGCACCCTGACCATCAATACCCACGTAAGAGCGTTTCAGGGCAGGCGCGTAAACCACACCCATCACAGGCTTACCGTTATCGATAAGCGCGATGTTCACTGTAAACTCACCATTTTTCTTGATGAATTCTTTAGTGCCGTCCAGAGGGTCAACCAGCCAGTATTTATCCCAGCCACGACGCTCATCCCAGGGAATATCCGCAGATTCTTCTGACAGGATTGGCAGGTGAGATACTGCTTCCAGGCCGGCAACAATCACTTTGTGTGCGGCAAGGTCCGCTTCTGTCAGCGGGCTGGTATCTTCTTTTTCATAAATAGCGAAATCTTTTTCGTAGATTTCCATGATTTTGTCACCAGCTTGTTTGCTGATGGCGAGAATTTTTTCTGCTAATGGATCAGGTAATGCCATTACACAAGTCCTTTTTCTTCAAGCATGGCGTACAAACGTTCCGCAGTTTGTTCTGCCGGTTCGTCTTTATACGTCAGGTGGATCTCCGGGTTCACCGGTGCTTCATACGTGGAAGAGATTCCGGTGAAATGTTTGATTTCACCTGCACGGGCTTTCTTGTAAAGCCCTTTTGGATCCCGTGATTCACACACGTCCAGCGGGGTATCGATAAACACTTCCACAAACTCACCTTCTTCAAGCAGATTGCGGCAATAGTCGCGGTCAGCCTGAAATGGCGAGATAAATGCGGTGAGTACAATCACACCGGAATCGACAAACAATTTAGCCACTTCACTGACACGGCGGATGTTTTCAACGCGGTCTTCATCACTGAAGCCCAAATCGCCACATAGACCGTGGCGTACATTATCGCCATCCAGCAGATAAGTGTGTTTGCCCTGTTCCTGGAATTTTTGTTCCAGCAGGTTCGAAATGGTGGATTTACCGGAACCGCTGAAGCCTGTCAGCCACAGTACACGAGGCGTCTGACCAAGGCTTTCGGCACGGGTCTTTTTATTGACCTCGTACTTGTGCCATACGATATCCGTCGACATCAGAAGTATCCTTCCATTTTCTTCTTCTCCATAGAACCGGAGCTGTCGTGGTCGATAACACGGCCCTGACGCTCAGAAGTCTTGGTCAGCAGCATCTCCTGAATAACTTCAGGCAGGGTCGCTGCAGTAGACTCAACGGCACCGGTCAGCGGATAACAGCCTAAGGTACGGAAACGTACTGAACGCATTTCCGGTGTTTCACCCTCTTCCAGAGGCATACGGTCGTCATCAACCATAATCAATACACCATCACGCTCTACTACAGGACGAGGTTTCGCCAGGTACAGAGAAGGAATATCGATGTTTTCCAGGTAGATGTATTGCCAGATATCCAGCTCAGTCCAGTTAGACATAGGGAATACACGGATGCTTTCGCCTTTGTTTACTGATGAGTTGTAGATGTTCCACAGCTCAGGACGCTGGTTTTTCGGATCCCAGCGGTGGTTGCTGTCACGGAATGAGTACACACGCTCTTTCGCACGTGATTTTTCTTCGTCACGGCGGGCACCACCGAATGCAGCATCAAACTTATACTTGTTCAGTGCCTGCTTCAAAGAAGCGGTTTTCATGATGTCTGTGTGCTTTGCACTACCGTGGCTGAACGGACCAACACCGGCATCAACACCTTCCTGGTTGATATGCACTAACAGATCAAAGCCATGTTTTTCCGCTTGCTGGTCACGGAACTCTATCATTTCGTGGAATTTCCACGTGGTATCAACGTGTAACAAAGGGAAGGGGATTTTGCCAGGCGCGAAGGCTTTGCGGGCAAGGTGTAACAGCACTGAGGAATCCTTTCCGACAGAATATAACATGACCGGATTATCAAATTCCGCAGCAACTTCGCGGAAAATGTGGATGCTCTCGGCTTCGAGTTGTTTCAAATGGGTAATAGACGGTATATCAAGTGTCATTTTCGAGTCCGATAGTTAAGGTTATATGCTAAACGATTATATATATAGAACCCTAACATATTTAGATCACAAAGTAGTAATTCCGATTTGCTATACGAAATAGCCGTTTTATTACCTTGAAACGAATTTGTCATAACAAAAAGCCGCTTATAAAAAGCGGCTTTCCGGTTGCGTATTAACGGTGTAATTTCTGCCTAAGCTAGACGTGCTTTGAGGCCTGAAGCTTTTCATTAAAGCTGTCGAAAACCTCAGTAACTCCTTCCCGGGGGGAACCGCTCTTACTGAGCACAATGATAGTTAAGCTGGATAAAATAAAGCCCGGTACGATTTCATACATCCAACTGCTTAAACTTTGTCCGTCAATGGTGAAAGGCAGGTAAATCCAGAGCAATACAGTGACGGCGCCCACAATCATACCGCCCAGTGCTGCACGGCGGGTCATATCACGCTTAAACAGGCTGAACAGCACCAGCGGGCCGAATGCCGCACCGAAACCTGCCCAGGCATTACTGACCAGCGAGAGAATCGTGCTGTCACGGTCGTAGGCAAGGTAAATAGCCACTAATGCAACAATAACAACGGAAATCCGCCCGGCAAGTACCAGCTCTTTATCTGACGCATCACGTCGCAGGAACGCTTTGTAGAAATCGCTGGTGAGGGAACTGGATGTCACCAGTAACTGTGATGAGATGGTACTCATGATTGCGGCAAGAATAGCTGCCAGCAGAAAACCACCCACAAGAGGATGGAACAGTAACTGAGATAAATAGATGAATATGGTTTCAGGATCGATGCTATTACCGTTTTGCGTCACGTAAGCCAGTCCGAACAGGCCTGTCATTAACGCACCGATAATGGAAACGATCATCCAGCTCATACCAATGTTACGGGCAGTGGGCACATCTTTGACTGAACGGATAGCCATGAAACGCACAATGATGTGAGGCTGTCCGAAGTAACCAAAACCCCATGCCATCAGTGACAGAATACCTATCAGTGAAAGTGCTTCACCACTTTTGGCGTCGGTAAAGGCGTCAAATAACGCAGGATCGATGGATTTAACTGCATCTACCGCTTCGCCCGGACCGCCTAACTGCATCACGACGACTACCGGTACCATCACCAGAGACACAAACATAATACAGCCCTGGACGAAGTCAGTAATACTCACTGCCATAAAGCCGCCGAACAGGGTATAAGCCACAACCACACCGGTAGTGACATACAGTCCGGTTTCATAGCTCAGACCAAAGGATGATTCGAACAGTTTACCCCCTGCAACCACGCCGGATGACGTATAAAGGGTAAAGAATATGACAATCACCACCGAGGCAATAACACGGAGCAACCGTGAGTTGTCTGCGAAACGGTTTTCGAAATAGTCGGGGAGGGTAACAGCGTTGTTAGCAATTTCTGTGTATAAGCGCAGGCGCGGGGCAACGAGTATATAGTTGGCGAAAGCGCCGATGGTGAGACCAAGCGCAATCCAGCCTGCGGAGATTCCGGAAACATACATGGCGCCCGGCAGGCCCATCAGCATCCATCCGCTCATATCAGACGCACCGGCAGACAGTGCGGTTACCGCCGGGCCTAATTGTCTTCCGCCCAGCATGTAACCTTCCACGTCACTATTGGTCTGGCGGTAAGAGAAAAGTCCGATGCCGAGCATGGCCGCAAAATAAATGCCCAGAGAAATCAGCGTACCTGTTTCCATATTATTCCTTCCTGTTTTTTCTTTTATGCTAACAGGAAGTAGATACAGTCTCTATGGCAGTCTGGTTTATCTGTCTTTACAATCGGGCAATTAACTTTGCACCTGACCGGTTTGCGTGAAATTCACACAAGCCGGCAGATTATGCAGAAAAGCTGATGCTGCTTTTTACTTTTTCCACCAGCGGATTCAGATCAGCACCTTTATCGCCTACCACCATAATGCTGGCGTTTTGCAGAGACCAGCTTTCGCCGTGATACTTTTCATCGGCGAAGGCAGGCGGCACCGGATTACTGTCATTATGGGGCATAACAAACACCGACATTTTCCCCTGGTCTGTGTTTAAAATCAGGTGCAAGGTTTGCTGGCGGTTAAGATGGCAGTAGTTGGCCACAGCCACATCACCGATAGACTGTGAAAATGTACCGCCGAAACCGGCCAGTTTCGCATTGACCTGCTGCATGTTAACCTCAATGCCGGAATGGGGTGTTTCAATTTCAGCGTAGCGCATGTGTGCCAGAGCTTCTGTGCCGATATCTGCAGGCGCCTGATTGAATACCATGGTGCCGGTAACACCGGCCATAAATGCCACGGAAGCAGCCATGGCAATAAACCACCGGCTACGGCGCTTATGGCGGTTGAATTCACCGGTAGCCTGTTGCCAGATGAGCTTATGCGCCAGATCGTCGGGTACAGGCACCTTGACTGCCTGGAGCAATTTACCGTCAAGTTGCTGAAGTGACGATTTCAAAGCGGCTTTGTCGCTGTCGCCTTTAATGGCGGCCAGCATGTCTTTGTCTGTCGTATTGGGATCGGCATAAATACGACGGCGGAATTCTAAATCATCCATTATGGCGACCTCTCTGTTGTGCTG encodes the following:
- the cysN gene encoding sulfate adenylyltransferase subunit CysN; translation: MNVDNELLKEDVLGYLEQHEKKDLLRFLTCGSVDDGKSTLIGRLLHDSKMIYEDQLAAITKDSKKSGTTGDKVDLALLVDGLQSEREQGITIDVAYRYFSTDKRKFIIADTPGHEQYTRNMVTGASTCDLAILMVDARAGVKTQTRRHSFLASLLGIKHVIVAVNKMDLMGFSEKVFEDIKADFLKFSENLNIPDIQFIPLSALEGDNVVNRSEQSPWYTGKPLMEMLETIEIGNDDNKEDFRFPVQYVNRPNLDFRGFAGTVVSGQVAPGDEITALPSMKTSKVKSIVTFEGDQERAYVPQAVTLTLEDEIDISRGDMIVKSDNLPLLSSQFKSHLVWMSEEPMMPHKQYLFKFATKSTSGSVSEVEYQIDVNTMEQKPGAHLNLNEIGVVDLKFTQPVACDSYERNRATGAFIVIDRLTNGTVGAGMIIDQLAEDKQHKTPEFSAFELEFNELVRKHFPHWNALDISKL
- a CDS encoding DUF3379 family protein, whose protein sequence is MDDLEFRRRIYADPNTTDKDMLAAIKGDSDKAALKSSLQQLDGKLLQAVKVPVPDDLAHKLIWQQATGEFNRHKRRSRWFIAMAASVAFMAGVTGTMVFNQAPADIGTEALAHMRYAEIETPHSGIEVNMQQVNAKLAGFGGTFSQSIGDVAVANYCHLNRQQTLHLILNTDQGKMSVFVMPHNDSNPVPPAFADEKYHGESWSLQNASIMVVGDKGADLNPLVEKVKSSISFSA
- the cysQ gene encoding 3'(2'),5'-bisphosphate nucleotidase CysQ encodes the protein MALPDPLAEKILAISKQAGDKIMEIYEKDFAIYEKEDTSPLTEADLAAHKVIVAGLEAVSHLPILSEESADIPWDERRGWDKYWLVDPLDGTKEFIKKNGEFTVNIALIDNGKPVMGVVYAPALKRSYVGIDGQGAWMESNGEFTPISAKKHADGEVWKVVGSRSHQSPEIQKLLEDLGGEAELVAMGSSLKLCLVASGEAHLYPRLGPTSEWDTGAAHAVATAAGAKVTVLDGANPLAEDAPDLTYNQKESVLNPYFLVSA
- the cysC gene encoding adenylyl-sulfate kinase — its product is MSTDIVWHKYEVNKKTRAESLGQTPRVLWLTGFSGSGKSTISNLLEQKFQEQGKHTYLLDGDNVRHGLCGDLGFSDEDRVENIRRVSEVAKLFVDSGVIVLTAFISPFQADRDYCRNLLEEGEFVEVFIDTPLDVCESRDPKGLYKKARAGEIKHFTGISSTYEAPVNPEIHLTYKDEPAEQTAERLYAMLEEKGLV
- a CDS encoding SLC13 family permease, coding for MDVNQLMVLGVFFSTIFALVASNMRPSTIFAVAMLILLVSQQITFDEILNNLTNKGLITLVLLLLVSSAIDKTALIKQIGRKLITPSFTVSYWRLFGLSFFSSALLNNTAIVASLIGPVKQNQYHPASRLLIPLSYSAILGGTVTLIGTSTNLIVDSFLQEHGHPGFAFWDFTLYGLAAGLSCGFLMFVLSTLLPDIANKKTDYRAYIVEAEVEPGSELIGKTVEENHLRNLPELFLVEIVRDGQLISPVSPELIIHQGDKLIFSGNVQKLDSLSHIKGLTMFAEADGILRENLTEVIISNRAQIIGQTIKALGFRALFDAAVVAIRRDGEQLSGKLGEIKLQAGDFLLLATGPDFQTRQNLSKNFFILSEQKISRPLTNWQEWITMGGFLLVVALSATDTLNLGIGLLFFAAVLVGAKVTSNGEIKRNLPLNLIVVIVGALSLASALENAGVISLSTDFLMPYLSDTNWFVALCTVYLATLVLTEFVTNNAAAALMFPFAYGVAGLIGAPLMPFALAVAFAASASFISPYGYQTNLLVFNAANYRFSHFIKIGLPISITYSTIVLVLLNMTYF
- the putP gene encoding sodium/proline symporter PutP, which gives rise to METGTLISLGIYFAAMLGIGLFSYRQTNSDVEGYMLGGRQLGPAVTALSAGASDMSGWMLMGLPGAMYVSGISAGWIALGLTIGAFANYILVAPRLRLYTEIANNAVTLPDYFENRFADNSRLLRVIASVVIVIFFTLYTSSGVVAGGKLFESSFGLSYETGLYVTTGVVVAYTLFGGFMAVSITDFVQGCIMFVSLVMVPVVVVMQLGGPGEAVDAVKSIDPALFDAFTDAKSGEALSLIGILSLMAWGFGYFGQPHIIVRFMAIRSVKDVPTARNIGMSWMIVSIIGALMTGLFGLAYVTQNGNSIDPETIFIYLSQLLFHPLVGGFLLAAILAAIMSTISSQLLVTSSSLTSDFYKAFLRRDASDKELVLAGRISVVIVALVAIYLAYDRDSTILSLVSNAWAGFGAAFGPLVLFSLFKRDMTRRAALGGMIVGAVTVLLWIYLPFTIDGQSLSSWMYEIVPGFILSSLTIIVLSKSGSPREGVTEVFDSFNEKLQASKHV
- the cysD gene encoding sulfate adenylyltransferase subunit CysD; translation: MTLDIPSITHLKQLEAESIHIFREVAAEFDNPVMLYSVGKDSSVLLHLARKAFAPGKIPFPLLHVDTTWKFHEMIEFRDQQAEKHGFDLLVHINQEGVDAGVGPFSHGSAKHTDIMKTASLKQALNKYKFDAAFGGARRDEEKSRAKERVYSFRDSNHRWDPKNQRPELWNIYNSSVNKGESIRVFPMSNWTELDIWQYIYLENIDIPSLYLAKPRPVVERDGVLIMVDDDRMPLEEGETPEMRSVRFRTLGCYPLTGAVESTAATLPEVIQEMLLTKTSERQGRVIDHDSSGSMEKKKMEGYF